The Chitinophaga caeni genome segment GCGACTTTTTCCGCTGTAGTCAAAGGATCTATAAAACGTTCAATAATTTCTTTGATTTGTTGATAACCGCCCCCTAGCAACGAAACCGGCCAATCAGACCCAAACATCAATCGCTTGGGGCCAAATGCTTGCAAAGCAACATCCAGGTAGGGTAATAGATCATCATATTTCCAATTTTTCCAATCCGCTTCCGTCACCAACCCGCTCAACTTGCAACACACATGCTGTTGTTGTGCCAAGTAAGCAATCTCGTCCTTCCAAACAGAAATCTCCTTGTCTTTAATGCCGGGTTTCCCCAGGTGATCCAGTACAAATGCTTGGTTGGGAAATTGTGCAACGAATGGAATAACTTGTTTTAATTGTGTATGGTATACAAGGATATCATATGTAAAATGATGCTTGGCTAGAGCTTTAATTCCCCTTTTAAAATCTTCCTGCAATAAAAATCCCGGATCCTTCTCAGCTTGAACGATGTGGCGAAAGCCTTTCAGCTTCGGGAACTTGGACCATTCCGACAATTGCCTTTCGATATCATCAGCCTTTAAATCAATCCAACCAACAACACCTCGGATAAAGGTGTGTTCGTTAGCTAAATCCAGTAAGAAGCGTGTTTCTAACAATGATTGATCCGCTTGTACGGCAACGCAGGCATCAATACCGTTTGCCTGTAATTCCGCTGCCAAATCACCGGGAAAGAAATCCCTTTGGATCATGGACATATCATCTGTAATCCAAGCATCCTTAACCGGTTCATATTTCCAGAAATGTTGATGCGCGTCGATGCAAATTGACATGGAATTTATTTTTGAAGGCGTAGATATTTAATATTTAAGATATAGCGCAAATTTTATCCATCATGATCCATTTTTCACCCTCCTTGGCAACGGGTAATGCCTGCTGGTATTTCCACATTAAGGCTTCCCATTCCTGGACTTTCGGGTTGGCTGCATCCATGGCGGCTTTCTTTTCGAAGCTAAATTGCTCATCAACTTCCATGATCATAAACAACCTGTTCATGATCCTGTAGATCTCTAGCAATATTACACCGCTGGAAAGAATGCTATCCGCTATTTCCGGCCAAACCGCGGCATGGTATTGCTCGTATTCGGCAATCAGCTTGGGATCGTCCTTTAAATCTAAAGCCATGCAATATCTTCTCGTGCTCATAACCGTGGTTGTTTTGGAGTGATAAATAAAGGGATGCCGCCCTGGCAAAAATGGCGGCATCCCTTGAAAATATTATTGGTAAGCTTCGGCCACTTGTTTAGAAGTGCCCAAACCGTCGATACCTAATTCTATTACATCCCCGGCCTTGATATATACGTTGGGGTTCATTCCCAAACCTACGCCGGCAGGAGTTCCTGTTGAAATAACATCACCCGGAAGTAAAGTCATGAA includes the following:
- a CDS encoding L-rhamnose mutarotase, which codes for MSTRRYCMALDLKDDPKLIAEYEQYHAAVWPEIADSILSSGVILLEIYRIMNRLFMIMEVDEQFSFEKKAAMDAANPKVQEWEALMWKYQQALPVAKEGEKWIMMDKICAIS
- a CDS encoding amidohydrolase family protein — protein: MSICIDAHQHFWKYEPVKDAWITDDMSMIQRDFFPGDLAAELQANGIDACVAVQADQSLLETRFLLDLANEHTFIRGVVGWIDLKADDIERQLSEWSKFPKLKGFRHIVQAEKDPGFLLQEDFKRGIKALAKHHFTYDILVYHTQLKQVIPFVAQFPNQAFVLDHLGKPGIKDKEISVWKDEIAYLAQQQHVCCKLSGLVTEADWKNWKYDDLLPYLDVALQAFGPKRLMFGSDWPVSLLGGGYQQIKEIIERFIDPLTTAEKVAIMGENAIRFYNL